One window of Desulfobacca acetoxidans DSM 11109 genomic DNA carries:
- the purM gene encoding phosphoribosylformylglycinamidine cyclo-ligase, with product MAATYRDAGVDIAGADTFLQKIRAMVKTTYRSGVLGDIGGFGGFFHLNLHKYQDPVLVSSTDGVGTKLKIAIAMNKHDTIGIDLVAMCANDIIVHGATPLFFLDYLAMGRLRQDIATEIVAGLTQGCLQARCSLIGGETAEMPGVYQLQDYDLAGFIVGVVERNHIIDGSEIAVGDRIIGIAASGLHANGFSLVRHILFEQQHYDLADHIPALGRPLGEELLEPTKIYVDTVLNLLRDFPLSGLAHITGGGLTDNIPRILPQTCQAIIHRQQWSRPAIFDFLQQQGDIPVEEMWRVFNNGIGMVIIVREEYVTDILQRLHALKETAYVIGEVAARKSAAPPLLYR from the coding sequence ATGGCGGCGACCTATCGCGATGCAGGAGTAGATATCGCCGGAGCAGATACATTTTTGCAAAAAATCCGGGCAATGGTAAAGACAACCTATCGAAGCGGCGTGCTGGGGGATATCGGTGGTTTCGGCGGCTTCTTTCACCTAAATCTCCATAAATACCAGGACCCGGTGCTGGTTTCCTCTACCGATGGTGTTGGCACCAAACTGAAGATCGCCATCGCCATGAATAAACATGACACTATCGGGATAGATCTGGTGGCCATGTGCGCTAATGACATTATTGTACATGGTGCCACCCCTCTATTTTTCTTGGATTATCTGGCCATGGGACGATTGCGGCAAGACATCGCTACCGAGATCGTCGCCGGCCTCACCCAAGGCTGCCTGCAGGCCCGCTGCTCGCTTATTGGGGGAGAAACCGCCGAAATGCCGGGAGTCTACCAGCTCCAGGATTATGATCTGGCCGGATTTATCGTGGGCGTTGTGGAACGCAACCATATTATTGACGGTTCGGAAATCGCCGTGGGCGACCGGATTATCGGTATTGCGGCCAGCGGTCTCCATGCGAACGGCTTCTCGCTGGTTCGCCATATCCTTTTCGAACAGCAGCACTATGATCTTGCAGATCATATTCCTGCCTTGGGCCGTCCGCTGGGCGAAGAACTACTGGAGCCCACCAAAATTTACGTGGACACTGTCCTCAATCTCCTCAGAGATTTTCCCCTTTCCGGTCTGGCTCACATCACCGGCGGCGGTTTGACCGACAACATCCCCCGTATTCTGCCGCAAACCTGTCAGGCTATCATCCATCGGCAACAGTGGAGTCGACCGGCTATCTTCGACTTTCTGCAACAACAGGGCGACATCCCAGTCGAAGAGATGTGGCGGGTATTCAATAATGGCATCGGGATGGTGATAATTGTCAGGGAGGAATACGTTACCGATATCTTACAACGTCTGCATGCTCTGAAGGAAACCGCTTACGTCATCGGAGAAGTCGCCGCCCGGAAATCAGCAGCGCCGCCTTTGCTCTATCGGTGA
- a CDS encoding DUF134 domain-containing protein: MARPRKCRWVGFEPGVTFFKPQGVPMRSLEQVVISVDELEALRLSDFLGLSQEEVAQEMNVSRPTVTRMLAKAHGAVADALVHGKAIKIAGGDYRVAERRFVCQDCDHTWSNNNDSTTSQNCPRCQGSSIQRLFT; encoded by the coding sequence ATGGCGCGTCCACGCAAATGCCGTTGGGTTGGATTTGAACCAGGGGTAACGTTTTTCAAACCGCAAGGCGTCCCCATGCGCAGTTTGGAGCAGGTTGTTATTAGCGTCGATGAATTGGAGGCGCTTCGGCTGTCAGATTTTCTGGGCCTTAGTCAGGAAGAAGTCGCCCAAGAAATGAATGTTTCGCGACCGACCGTTACCCGTATGCTCGCCAAAGCCCATGGGGCCGTTGCCGATGCCTTGGTTCATGGCAAAGCCATTAAAATTGCTGGCGGGGACTACCGGGTAGCCGAACGTCGCTTCGTCTGTCAAGATTGCGACCATACCTGGAGTAATAACAACGATTCCACCACCTCCCAGAACTGCCCCCGGTGTCAGGGTTCTTCCATTCAGCGATTATTTACCTAG
- a CDS encoding purine-nucleoside phosphorylase gives MVSDNFPRQVEEAAAFLRQELAQEPAIGIILGTGAGGLGADLKRSKSIPYEAIPHFPRSSAPSHAGKLICGVLEGKTVLMFQGRFHAYEGYTLRQVSFPVRVLAALKASHLILTNAAGGLNPLFQAGDLMLIRDHINLLGNNPLTGENVDEWGPRFPDMSQVYDPQLGELAEQTALELGIRLRQGVYVAVKGPSLETPAETRFLRFIGADAVGMSTVAEAITAAHAGLRLLGVSVISNVNRPDAMAVIAIEEVINMVQRAEPRLSALLKGIVAKLPD, from the coding sequence ATGGTTTCTGACAATTTTCCCCGCCAGGTGGAGGAAGCGGCGGCGTTCCTGCGGCAAGAATTAGCCCAGGAGCCTGCTATCGGCATTATTTTGGGAACTGGCGCCGGGGGATTAGGAGCTGATCTAAAACGCAGTAAATCCATCCCCTACGAAGCGATTCCACATTTCCCTCGATCTTCGGCGCCCAGTCATGCCGGAAAGCTGATCTGTGGTGTCCTGGAAGGGAAAACTGTGCTAATGTTTCAAGGGCGATTTCATGCCTATGAGGGATATACCCTGCGTCAGGTGTCTTTCCCGGTGCGCGTATTGGCGGCCCTAAAGGCCTCCCATCTTATTCTGACAAATGCCGCCGGGGGCTTGAACCCATTGTTTCAGGCGGGTGATTTGATGCTTATTCGTGACCACATAAACCTTTTGGGAAACAATCCTCTGACAGGCGAAAACGTGGATGAGTGGGGTCCCCGTTTTCCGGATATGAGCCAGGTCTATGACCCGCAATTGGGCGAATTGGCCGAGCAGACGGCCCTCGAACTTGGCATCCGTCTACGACAGGGAGTGTATGTGGCGGTTAAGGGCCCTAGTTTAGAAACCCCGGCAGAAACGCGTTTCCTGCGCTTCATTGGCGCCGACGCGGTGGGCATGTCTACCGTAGCCGAGGCCATCACCGCTGCGCATGCCGGTCTGCGCCTGTTAGGGGTTTCCGTTATCAGTAATGTCAACCGGCCTGACGCTATGGCGGTTATTGCAATCGAAGAGGTGATCAACATGGTACAGCGGGCCGAACCTCGCTTGTCCGCCCTGCTCAAAGGGATTGTAGCTAAACTGCCGGATTGA
- the nagZ gene encoding beta-N-acetylhexosaminidase, with the protein MTKPWGQMLMVGIPGLHLDEVARTLIRDLQVGGIILFKRNISHPQQVAELIDACQQTALAASGYPLLVAVDQEGGPVQRFRHPWLETPSARQMGAAGDLAAIEHSAQRVAQELQLMGVNVNLAPVLDVARNPDCPLWERSYSADPEAVVRCGLAAVRGYLAGGVLPVVKHFPGLGATRLDSHLDLPTVEGGTDAGNEDLFPFREAITAGIPAVMCAHLLVPSWDSNLPTSLSPVAVTRILRQHLKFFGLIFSDDLEMGAITRKWPVPEAARRAVAAGIDIILICEQIENVKKTLAALSQSPELESRLRSAWQRIQQYKKTLPQLRLNLEAIQARFASGH; encoded by the coding sequence ATGACAAAGCCTTGGGGACAAATGCTCATGGTTGGCATTCCGGGCCTCCACCTGGATGAAGTTGCCCGAACTCTCATCCGTGATCTGCAGGTAGGGGGAATTATCCTTTTTAAACGCAACATCTCCCATCCTCAGCAGGTAGCCGAGCTCATCGACGCCTGCCAGCAGACGGCGCTGGCCGCCAGCGGGTATCCCCTCCTGGTGGCGGTAGACCAGGAAGGAGGGCCGGTACAGCGGTTTCGGCACCCCTGGCTGGAGACTCCTTCAGCTCGTCAAATGGGCGCCGCCGGAGATCTGGCCGCGATAGAACATAGCGCTCAACGTGTTGCTCAAGAGCTGCAGTTGATGGGTGTCAACGTCAACCTGGCACCGGTATTAGACGTCGCCCGGAATCCGGATTGCCCCTTGTGGGAACGTTCTTATAGTGCTGATCCCGAGGCAGTGGTGCGTTGCGGTCTGGCTGCAGTCAGAGGATACCTGGCTGGAGGGGTTTTGCCGGTAGTCAAACACTTCCCTGGACTGGGCGCTACCAGACTTGACTCGCATCTTGATCTGCCCACGGTCGAAGGCGGAACCGATGCCGGAAATGAAGATCTCTTCCCGTTTCGGGAGGCGATCACCGCTGGCATTCCGGCGGTGATGTGTGCCCATTTGCTCGTCCCCTCCTGGGACAGCAATCTACCGACTTCTCTATCGCCGGTAGCAGTCACACGCATCCTGCGGCAGCATCTAAAGTTCTTCGGCCTGATTTTTTCCGATGATCTGGAAATGGGGGCTATCACGAGAAAATGGCCGGTGCCCGAGGCGGCGCGGCGAGCCGTAGCCGCTGGCATTGATATTATCCTAATCTGCGAACAGATCGAAAACGTCAAAAAAACCCTAGCCGCTCTCTCTCAATCGCCAGAACTGGAGTCTCGTTTACGGTCTGCTTGGCAGCGAATACAGCAGTATAAGAAGACTCTGCCCCAGCTACGGCTTAATCTTGAGGCCATCCAGGCTCGCTTTGCGTCCGGGCACTAG